From Geomonas agri, one genomic window encodes:
- a CDS encoding efflux RND transporter periplasmic adaptor subunit, whose protein sequence is MKRIVGAVILLSILGVAGYFYFKQPPKAQYKTQKVERGTIASTVSATGTLNAVVTVQVGTQVSGTIAKLYVDFNSPVKKGQPIAQIDPALFNSAVQQSRGNALNAEANLAKAKVTLVDAKRTLGRNRELLKEGIVAQSDLDAAQTAYDSAVSGVKAAEAAVMQTRGALKQAETNLNYSTIRSPVDGTVVSRNVDVGQTVAASFQTPTLFTIAQDLTKMQIDTSVDESDISKLKVGQKATFTVDAYSDRQFEGTVVQIRNAPVVTQNVVTYVTVIAVDNKELKLKPGMTANVTVETLRKDNLLKVPAAALRFKPRSDKDKNASGKTGPGSMNGTGGGHGAGTGSKGKPGGKDGGQKVYTLSVEGKPVPVTITTGISDGSFVEVLSGNLKEGDDVIIEQVSQDKKKNGMPMGPRF, encoded by the coding sequence GTGAAAAGAATCGTAGGCGCCGTCATACTGTTGTCCATTCTGGGAGTGGCCGGCTACTTCTACTTCAAACAACCTCCGAAGGCGCAGTACAAGACCCAGAAGGTCGAGCGCGGCACCATCGCCTCCACAGTCTCCGCCACCGGTACGCTCAACGCCGTGGTCACGGTCCAGGTCGGTACCCAGGTCTCTGGCACCATCGCGAAGCTGTACGTGGATTTCAACTCGCCCGTGAAGAAGGGGCAGCCCATCGCCCAGATCGACCCGGCGTTGTTCAATTCCGCGGTGCAGCAGTCCCGCGGCAATGCCCTTAACGCCGAAGCCAATCTTGCGAAGGCCAAGGTGACCCTGGTGGATGCCAAGAGGACGCTGGGGCGCAACAGGGAACTCCTGAAGGAAGGGATCGTTGCCCAGAGCGACCTCGACGCCGCCCAGACCGCCTATGACTCCGCAGTGAGTGGCGTTAAGGCGGCCGAGGCCGCCGTGATGCAGACTCGTGGTGCATTGAAGCAGGCAGAAACCAACCTCAATTACTCAACCATCAGGTCGCCGGTGGACGGCACTGTCGTCTCCCGTAACGTGGACGTCGGGCAGACCGTCGCGGCCTCCTTCCAGACGCCGACGCTGTTCACCATCGCGCAGGACCTTACCAAGATGCAGATCGACACCAGCGTGGACGAGTCCGATATCAGCAAACTCAAGGTGGGGCAGAAGGCCACCTTCACCGTGGACGCCTATTCCGACCGGCAGTTCGAGGGGACCGTGGTGCAGATCAGGAACGCACCCGTGGTGACCCAGAACGTGGTCACCTACGTCACGGTCATCGCCGTGGACAACAAGGAGCTGAAACTGAAACCGGGCATGACTGCCAACGTCACCGTGGAGACCCTGAGAAAAGACAACCTGCTCAAGGTCCCGGCTGCCGCGCTCCGTTTCAAGCCGCGCTCCGACAAGGATAAGAACGCATCCGGCAAGACTGGCCCCGGTAGCATGAACGGTACCGGCGGTGGGCACGGCGCCGGTACCGGTTCCAAGGGCAAGCCCGGCGGCAAGGACGGCGGACAGAAGGTGTACACGCTTAGTGTAGAAGGGAAGCCGGTGCCGGTAACCATCACCACTGGGATAAGTGACGGCAGCTTTGTCGAAGTGCTCTCCGGCAACCTGAAGGAAGGCGACGACGTCATCATCGAGCAGGTGAGCCAGGATAAGAAGAAAAATGGCATGCCCATGGGACCGAGGTTCTAA
- a CDS encoding ABC transporter ATP-binding protein → MDEVVRLSDVVKIYTMGEERVEAMKGVSFTVQRGEFVSIMGASGSGKSTCMNILGCLDVPTRGSYFLDGVDVGKLSADALAEVRNKKLGFVFQGFNLLARTTARQNVELPLVYAQIPAAERRTRALEALERVGLAGREGHYSNQLSGGQQQRVAIARALVNRPSIILADEPTGNLDSRTTIEIMSIFQELNRQGITIIMVTHEPDVAEFTSRHIIFRDGQVISDQPYQAKSAAVPAEVPQP, encoded by the coding sequence ATGGACGAAGTAGTCCGTCTTAGCGACGTCGTCAAGATCTACACCATGGGGGAGGAGCGCGTCGAGGCGATGAAGGGGGTCTCCTTCACCGTGCAGCGGGGTGAGTTCGTTTCCATCATGGGAGCCTCGGGCAGCGGCAAGTCGACCTGCATGAATATCCTGGGATGTCTGGATGTCCCGACGCGGGGGAGCTATTTCCTCGACGGCGTGGACGTAGGGAAACTTTCGGCCGACGCCCTGGCCGAGGTGCGCAACAAGAAGCTCGGCTTCGTCTTCCAGGGATTCAACCTGCTGGCCCGCACCACGGCACGACAGAACGTGGAGCTGCCGCTGGTCTACGCCCAGATACCGGCTGCCGAGCGGAGGACGCGTGCGTTGGAAGCACTGGAGCGGGTTGGATTGGCCGGCAGGGAAGGGCACTATTCCAACCAGCTCTCCGGCGGTCAGCAGCAGCGCGTCGCCATCGCCCGCGCACTAGTCAACCGCCCGTCCATCATCCTGGCCGACGAGCCCACCGGTAACCTCGATTCCAGGACCACCATCGAGATAATGTCCATCTTCCAGGAACTGAACCGGCAGGGGATCACCATCATCATGGTCACTCACGAGCCCGACGTGGCCGAGTTTACCAGCCGGCACATCATCTTCCGCGACGGCCAGGTCATCTCCGACCAGCCCTACCAAGCGAAGAGCGCCGCTGTGCCCGCGGAGGTGCCGCAACCATGA
- a CDS encoding ABC transporter permease: MTTLYQSLLIALRALRVNKMRALLTMLGIIIGIAAVIAMVAIGSGASKMISDQISSIGSNLLLVLPGSVTSGGMRSGSGGTQTLTYDDARAIKAECPSVAAVAPNVRGSGQVVYGNQNWSTVVYGVTPEMVDVRDWTIVAGRNITQSDVDGATKNCLIGQTVADNLFGGTDPVGKIIRIKKIPFTVVGCLGRKGQSPQGQDQDDVIYVPLRTAQRKLLGSQFPNVVGSIMVQAKNAEVLDKAEDEVTELLNQRHRIGPNREVDYTIRNLSELLAVTEQSSKVMSILLGAVASISLVVGGIGIMNIMLVSVTERTREIGIRIAIGAKKRDILLQFLTEAVLLTTCGGVIGMLLGVAGAKLVASFIGWPTLTSVNTIIIAFAFSAGVGVFFGFYPARKAASLNPIDALRYE; this comes from the coding sequence ATGACCACGCTCTACCAAAGCCTGCTCATCGCCCTGCGCGCCCTGCGCGTCAACAAGATGCGTGCGCTGCTCACCATGCTCGGCATCATCATCGGCATCGCGGCCGTCATCGCCATGGTCGCCATCGGCTCCGGTGCCAGCAAGATGATCTCAGACCAGATCTCCAGCATCGGCTCCAACCTGCTGCTGGTGCTCCCAGGATCGGTCACCTCCGGTGGCATGCGCTCCGGTTCCGGCGGCACCCAGACACTCACCTACGACGACGCCCGCGCCATCAAGGCCGAGTGTCCGTCGGTCGCTGCGGTCGCCCCTAACGTTCGTGGGTCCGGGCAGGTGGTCTACGGTAACCAGAACTGGTCCACCGTGGTGTACGGGGTGACGCCGGAGATGGTGGACGTGCGCGACTGGACCATCGTCGCAGGGCGCAACATAACCCAGTCCGATGTTGACGGCGCCACCAAGAACTGCTTGATTGGCCAGACCGTCGCTGATAACCTCTTCGGCGGCACCGACCCCGTCGGAAAGATCATCAGGATCAAGAAGATACCCTTCACCGTGGTGGGATGTTTGGGGAGGAAGGGACAGTCGCCCCAGGGGCAGGACCAGGACGACGTCATCTACGTGCCGTTGCGTACCGCGCAGAGGAAGCTGCTGGGAAGCCAGTTCCCCAATGTGGTCGGTTCCATCATGGTGCAGGCCAAGAACGCCGAGGTGCTGGACAAGGCCGAAGACGAGGTCACCGAACTCCTGAACCAGCGCCACCGGATCGGACCCAACCGCGAGGTCGACTACACCATCAGGAACCTGTCCGAACTCCTGGCGGTAACCGAGCAGTCCTCCAAGGTAATGTCCATCCTGCTCGGCGCGGTGGCGTCGATCTCTCTCGTGGTGGGTGGCATCGGCATTATGAATATCATGCTGGTCTCAGTCACGGAGCGCACCCGCGAGATCGGTATCCGCATCGCCATCGGGGCCAAGAAGCGGGACATCCTGCTGCAGTTTCTGACCGAGGCCGTGCTCCTTACCACCTGCGGTGGTGTCATCGGCATGTTGCTAGGGGTAGCGGGAGCGAAGCTCGTGGCAAGCTTCATCGGGTGGCCCACCCTGACCTCGGTCAACACCATCATCATCGCCTTCGCCTTCTCGGCAGGAGTCGGGGTTTTCTTCGGCTTTTACCCGGCACGCAAGGCGGCGTCGCTCAACCCGATCGACGCACTGAGATACGAGTAA
- a CDS encoding TolC family protein yields the protein MKRNRKTALALSLGLVLGAATSALAQPTVNLTLKDAIKMAFEKNLDLKVELYNPAMAEADIRRNLGIYDPLLTLGIDYERSNSSNFLTFRPQPIDQVTANAGVSQLLPTGTVVGATAQSGWISNSAKYYSNAVDLTLQQPLLRGFGQENTELAINVSRFTKGETMNVFRTRLSDTVAKVRNDYFQLYNLLEVLEVRRTSLALAKRILQDDQGRVKAGVLPAYELLNSEFQVATREKQVIDAERAVRDQMDVLRVELQLPSTAEIVLADQPYRGRYNLAEKEALDGALGNRPELATQRDVIKINDLQQRVAKNQTLPALTLNASVGTGGFDPRFLRGMEKTATIDEPSWGVGLQFSYPLGNRAAENDYIRKKLTLEQAQTQLQNLESGVVRDVKAALRLVAASYTQLDVTARGTAYAEDRLRAFQKRHDVGLATTKDVFDVENDLVTAKGNQIQAVVDYNNSITQLWRATGEILNQEGISVTDTDADHLYQKMK from the coding sequence ATGAAGAGAAACAGGAAAACCGCGCTTGCCCTTTCCCTTGGCCTGGTGCTCGGCGCCGCCACCTCGGCCCTCGCGCAGCCCACCGTCAACCTGACGCTGAAGGATGCCATCAAGATGGCCTTCGAGAAAAACCTCGACCTGAAGGTGGAACTGTACAACCCCGCCATGGCCGAGGCCGACATTCGGCGTAACCTGGGGATATACGATCCGCTGCTGACTTTGGGCATTGACTACGAGCGCAGCAACAGCAGCAACTTCCTGACTTTCCGGCCGCAGCCGATCGATCAGGTCACCGCGAACGCCGGGGTGAGCCAGCTCCTGCCCACCGGCACCGTCGTCGGCGCCACCGCGCAGAGCGGCTGGATCAGCAATTCCGCCAAGTACTACTCCAACGCCGTCGACCTCACCTTGCAGCAACCGTTGCTCAGGGGCTTCGGGCAGGAGAACACCGAGCTCGCCATCAACGTCTCCCGTTTCACCAAGGGGGAGACCATGAACGTTTTCCGGACCCGGCTGAGCGATACCGTCGCCAAGGTCCGCAACGACTATTTCCAGCTCTACAACCTGCTCGAGGTGCTCGAGGTGCGCCGCACCTCGCTGGCCCTGGCCAAGCGCATCCTGCAGGACGACCAGGGACGGGTCAAGGCGGGCGTGCTACCGGCCTACGAGCTGCTCAATTCCGAATTCCAGGTTGCCACCCGCGAAAAGCAGGTTATCGACGCGGAGCGGGCGGTCCGGGACCAGATGGACGTGCTGCGGGTTGAACTGCAACTTCCATCCACCGCGGAGATCGTTCTTGCGGACCAGCCCTACCGCGGCCGCTACAACCTCGCAGAAAAGGAGGCACTGGACGGTGCTTTGGGCAACCGCCCCGAGCTTGCCACCCAGCGCGACGTCATCAAGATCAATGACTTGCAGCAGCGGGTGGCGAAGAACCAGACCTTGCCAGCACTTACCCTCAATGCCAGCGTCGGCACCGGTGGCTTCGACCCCCGTTTCCTGCGCGGTATGGAGAAAACTGCGACCATCGACGAACCGAGCTGGGGGGTGGGGCTGCAGTTCAGCTATCCCTTGGGCAACCGGGCCGCGGAGAATGACTACATCAGGAAAAAGCTCACCTTGGAACAAGCCCAGACCCAGCTGCAAAACCTTGAGTCCGGCGTGGTGCGGGACGTAAAGGCGGCGCTGCGCCTGGTGGCGGCAAGCTACACCCAGCTTGATGTAACCGCGCGCGGCACGGCCTATGCCGAGGACAGGCTGCGTGCCTTCCAGAAGCGTCACGATGTTGGCCTTGCTACCACCAAGGACGTCTTCGATGTCGAGAACGACCTGGTGACTGCCAAGGGGAACCAGATCCAGGCCGTGGTGGATTACAACAACTCGATCACGCAACTGTGGCGTGCGACCGGGGAGATCCTGAACCAGGAAGGGATCAGCGTGACCGACACCGATGCCGATCACCTGTACCAAAAGATGAAGTAG
- a CDS encoding tRNA threonylcarbamoyladenosine dehydratase, protein MSHLHRFSRTELLIGPAGLDKLKNSTVAIFGLGGVGSYAAEALARAGVGRLVIVDFDEICLTNVNRQLHAMDGTVGKAKAVVMAERMRLINPQAEIVPYHDFYSAENSDFLLHDHYDYVVDAIDHITSKLHLIRTCREKDIPIISSMGAAAKLDPTKIGVADISQTHKCRMARSVRKLLKKQGIESGVKVVFSTEEYREQVGKDGGCKGNCICPNKDDQKFSCEHRRVILGSVSFIPSIFGLTMAGVVVNDLLAAQGA, encoded by the coding sequence ATGTCCCATCTGCACCGTTTTTCCCGTACCGAACTCCTTATTGGACCTGCTGGACTCGATAAACTCAAAAACTCGACCGTCGCCATCTTCGGTTTGGGCGGGGTAGGAAGCTACGCCGCCGAAGCACTGGCCCGTGCCGGGGTAGGGCGCCTGGTCATCGTCGACTTCGACGAGATCTGCCTCACCAACGTCAACCGCCAGTTGCACGCCATGGACGGCACCGTGGGTAAGGCCAAGGCGGTGGTCATGGCCGAGCGCATGCGCCTGATCAACCCGCAGGCGGAAATCGTTCCTTACCATGACTTCTACTCCGCGGAGAACAGCGACTTCCTGCTCCACGACCACTACGACTACGTGGTCGACGCCATCGACCACATCACCAGCAAGCTGCACCTGATTCGCACCTGCCGCGAAAAGGACATTCCCATCATCTCGAGCATGGGGGCAGCGGCCAAGCTTGACCCGACCAAGATAGGCGTCGCCGATATCTCGCAGACGCACAAGTGCCGCATGGCGCGTTCTGTGCGTAAGCTCTTGAAAAAACAGGGGATTGAAAGCGGTGTAAAGGTGGTCTTCTCGACCGAGGAGTACCGCGAGCAGGTGGGAAAGGACGGCGGCTGCAAGGGGAACTGCATCTGCCCCAATAAGGACGATCAGAAGTTCTCTTGCGAACACCGCCGCGTGATACTGGGGAGCGTTTCCTTCATCCCCTCCATCTTCGGGCTGACCATGGCGGGGGTAGTGGTGAATGACCTGCTGGCGGCGCAAGGTGCCTAA
- a CDS encoding DUF72 domain-containing protein produces MGGKIRIGTCSWTENSLIESGAFYPHGASTPKARLKFYASQFDTVEIESSYYQIPSSEMVQAWVERTPPGFLFHVKAFAALTGHNIDPRRLQQELRAMLAPGDLEREDLHVAEPVLLRAMAQALVAALAPLRQAHKMGFVIFQFPPWFGYKKANLDYLNYCKDLMAGIPIAVEFRHGSWFTSQHRDDMLAFLKEHKITYITCDEPQFGNLSTAPFHPAATTGIAYFRLHGRNGDSWHSDAPADEYMYQESELKEIARDAMRLNETARTTFIMFNNCRSGCAARNALEMRDLCGRPHSPPPEGEGQGGGLRAVQAAPLPTSPLRGEGHEVEG; encoded by the coding sequence ATGGGAGGAAAGATCCGCATCGGTACCTGCTCCTGGACCGAAAATAGCCTCATCGAAAGCGGCGCCTTCTATCCGCACGGCGCCTCCACCCCCAAGGCACGCCTGAAGTTCTACGCAAGCCAGTTCGACACGGTTGAAATCGAGAGTTCCTACTACCAGATTCCCTCTAGCGAGATGGTGCAGGCCTGGGTTGAGCGGACGCCCCCCGGCTTCCTGTTCCACGTCAAGGCCTTCGCCGCCCTCACCGGCCACAACATCGATCCGCGCCGGTTGCAGCAGGAGTTGCGCGCCATGTTGGCACCAGGCGACCTGGAGCGGGAGGATCTGCACGTAGCCGAGCCCGTGCTGCTCAGGGCCATGGCGCAGGCGCTGGTGGCAGCCTTGGCACCGCTTCGGCAGGCACACAAGATGGGCTTCGTCATCTTCCAGTTCCCGCCCTGGTTCGGCTACAAGAAGGCCAACCTGGACTACCTGAATTACTGTAAGGATCTGATGGCGGGGATCCCCATCGCTGTCGAGTTCCGCCACGGCAGCTGGTTCACCTCGCAGCACCGGGACGACATGCTTGCTTTCCTCAAAGAGCACAAGATCACCTACATCACCTGCGACGAGCCGCAGTTCGGCAATCTCTCCACCGCCCCCTTCCATCCCGCAGCCACCACGGGTATCGCCTACTTCAGGCTACACGGTAGAAACGGCGACAGCTGGCATAGCGATGCGCCGGCCGACGAGTATATGTATCAGGAAAGCGAGCTGAAAGAAATTGCGCGGGACGCCATGCGGCTAAACGAGACGGCGCGGACCACTTTTATCATGTTCAACAACTGTCGCAGCGGCTGCGCGGCTAGGAACGCTCTAGAGATGCGGGACCTGTGCGGGAGGCCTCACTCCCCTCCCCCGGAGGGGGAGGGCCAGGGAGGGGGCTTGCGTGCAGTCCAAGCTGCCCCCCTCCCAACCTCCCCCCTCCGGGGGGAAGGGCATGAGGTAGAGGGGTAA
- a CDS encoding methyltransferase yields MDRSSKNRLTLHMLEHFPSDALFDRIARAVCRAGCLPRKELYEAWEVARRVHRRFRGGRVVDLAAGHGLLAQVLLVLDRELRAGIGVDLRIPQSAERLASEIRAEWPAAAGRFTLLEQDLNLVELHSDDIAVSAHACGSLTDLVLARAASARCRVAVLPCCHDLRSCDDGGVAGWVDGPLAVDVTRAAWLRSQGYRVYTQTIPLDITPKNRLLMGEPL; encoded by the coding sequence ATGGATCGATCTTCAAAAAATCGACTGACCCTGCACATGCTGGAGCACTTTCCCAGCGACGCCCTCTTTGACCGTATCGCTCGCGCCGTCTGCCGAGCCGGGTGTCTGCCGCGTAAGGAACTGTACGAGGCGTGGGAGGTGGCGCGGCGGGTGCACCGACGTTTTCGCGGCGGACGGGTGGTGGATCTTGCCGCCGGGCACGGCTTGTTGGCGCAGGTACTGCTCGTTCTGGACCGTGAACTCCGTGCTGGCATCGGTGTCGATCTGCGCATCCCGCAAAGTGCTGAACGGCTAGCCTCAGAGATCAGGGCGGAATGGCCCGCTGCTGCCGGCCGGTTCACCCTCCTGGAGCAGGATCTGAACCTGGTCGAACTGCACAGCGATGACATTGCCGTTTCCGCCCACGCCTGCGGCTCTCTTACCGATCTGGTCCTGGCCAGGGCGGCTTCCGCCCGCTGTCGGGTGGCGGTGCTACCCTGCTGCCACGACCTGCGCAGTTGCGATGACGGCGGCGTTGCCGGCTGGGTTGACGGACCGCTTGCCGTCGACGTCACCCGTGCCGCGTGGCTGCGCTCGCAGGGGTACCGGGTCTACACCCAGACCATCCCGCTCGACATTACCCCCAAGAACCGCCTGCTGATGGGCGAGCCGCTCTAG
- a CDS encoding phage holin family protein: MGFIVKWLVHAVAIVITAYFLPGVHLSGFGAALITAVVLGLINTFIRPVLMLLTLPFNILTLGLLTFVINALLIMLTSALVRGFTVDGFLWALLFSLVLSVVNFILNAIF; this comes from the coding sequence GTGGGTTTTATAGTGAAGTGGCTGGTACACGCCGTGGCGATCGTCATTACCGCCTATTTCCTGCCGGGGGTGCACCTGTCCGGATTCGGCGCGGCGCTGATTACGGCAGTGGTGCTCGGCCTCATCAATACCTTCATCAGGCCAGTGCTGATGCTGCTCACCCTGCCATTCAACATCCTAACCCTGGGGCTGCTCACCTTCGTGATCAACGCGCTGCTCATCATGCTGACCAGCGCCCTGGTGCGCGGCTTCACGGTGGACGGCTTCTTGTGGGCACTCCTGTTCAGCCTGGTGCTGTCGGTGGTCAACTTCATCTTGAACGCGATTTTCTAG
- the iorA gene encoding indolepyruvate ferredoxin oxidoreductase subunit alpha: MKEILSGNEAIARGAYEAGVKVACAYPGTPSTEILENTIRYREIDSSWATNEKVALEVGIGASFVGARSLVTMKHVGVNVAADPLFTLSYTGVNGGLVLVCADDPELHSSQNEQDSRNYAKFAKVPMLEPADSQECLEFTKLAYEISEKYDTPVLLRTTTRISHSKSVVNMGERTDLVREAKIEKNAAKFVMLPGNARVRHVVVEDRTVQLSKDGCSMPINRVEMREGKIGVITSGIAYQHVREALPEASVLKLGMVHPLPFDLIREFAAKVEKLYVVEELDPFIEEQVKAIGIPVIGKEIISICGELTPGRVRKAFGLPENAATAVEKLPGRPPNMCPGCPHRGVFYTLNQLKAYVSGDIGCYTLGFMPPLSAMDTCVCMGASIGMATGAVKVLSPEERKKVVAVIGDSTFLHTGINGLMDMVYNKGAATVIILDNRITAMTGRQENPGSGHTLMNDPTNAVDFELLCKAIGVKNVRTINPLDLDECRTVISEEMERPETSVIITDKPCVLIKREGIFKAGAPLQVVEESCTGCRACLKIGCPAIEWVPSSGKKGKAHIDPLLCNGCDVCSQLCKFSAIQEAK; encoded by the coding sequence ATGAAGGAAATTCTTTCCGGCAACGAAGCCATTGCCAGAGGCGCATACGAGGCAGGGGTGAAAGTTGCCTGTGCCTACCCCGGCACCCCTTCCACGGAGATCCTGGAAAACACCATCCGCTACCGGGAGATCGACTCCTCCTGGGCCACCAACGAAAAGGTTGCCCTCGAAGTCGGCATCGGCGCCTCCTTCGTCGGCGCCAGGTCGCTGGTGACCATGAAGCACGTTGGCGTCAACGTCGCCGCCGACCCCTTGTTCACGCTCTCCTACACCGGCGTCAACGGCGGCCTGGTGCTCGTCTGCGCCGACGACCCCGAACTGCACTCCTCCCAGAACGAGCAGGATAGCCGCAACTACGCCAAGTTCGCCAAGGTTCCCATGCTGGAGCCTGCGGATTCCCAGGAATGCCTGGAGTTCACCAAGCTCGCCTACGAGATATCTGAGAAGTACGACACGCCTGTCCTGCTGCGCACCACCACCCGTATTTCTCACAGCAAATCGGTGGTCAACATGGGCGAGCGCACCGACCTCGTCCGTGAGGCGAAGATCGAGAAAAATGCCGCCAAGTTCGTGATGCTGCCGGGCAACGCACGCGTACGCCACGTTGTGGTCGAGGACCGCACCGTGCAGCTCTCCAAGGACGGCTGCAGCATGCCGATCAACCGGGTCGAGATGCGCGAGGGCAAGATCGGCGTCATCACCTCCGGCATTGCCTACCAGCACGTGCGCGAGGCGCTCCCGGAGGCTTCCGTGCTGAAACTGGGCATGGTGCACCCGCTTCCTTTCGACCTGATCCGCGAGTTCGCTGCCAAGGTGGAGAAGCTGTACGTGGTCGAGGAACTGGACCCGTTCATCGAGGAGCAGGTGAAGGCGATCGGCATCCCGGTCATAGGCAAGGAGATCATATCGATCTGCGGCGAGCTCACCCCGGGCAGGGTGCGTAAAGCCTTCGGCCTGCCGGAAAACGCCGCGACTGCCGTCGAAAAGCTCCCGGGGCGTCCCCCCAACATGTGTCCGGGCTGCCCGCACCGCGGCGTGTTCTATACCCTGAACCAGCTGAAAGCCTACGTTTCCGGCGACATCGGCTGCTACACCCTGGGCTTCATGCCGCCGCTGTCCGCCATGGACACCTGTGTCTGCATGGGCGCCTCCATCGGCATGGCGACCGGCGCGGTGAAGGTGCTTTCCCCTGAGGAGAGGAAGAAAGTGGTTGCGGTCATCGGCGATTCCACCTTCCTGCACACCGGCATCAACGGCCTGATGGACATGGTCTACAACAAGGGCGCCGCCACCGTGATCATCCTGGACAACAGGATCACCGCCATGACCGGCCGCCAGGAAAACCCCGGCTCAGGGCATACGTTGATGAACGATCCCACCAACGCCGTGGACTTCGAGCTCCTGTGCAAGGCGATCGGCGTCAAGAACGTGCGCACCATCAACCCCCTCGACCTGGACGAGTGCCGCACGGTGATCTCCGAGGAGATGGAGCGCCCCGAGACCTCAGTCATCATCACCGACAAGCCCTGCGTTCTCATCAAGAGGGAAGGCATCTTCAAGGCCGGCGCACCGCTGCAGGTGGTTGAGGAATCCTGCACCGGCTGCCGTGCCTGCCTCAAGATCGGCTGCCCCGCCATCGAGTGGGTGCCGTCCAGCGGCAAGAAGGGCAAGGCGCACATAGATCCGCTTTTATGCAACGGTTGCGACGTCTGCAGCCAGCTGTGCAAGTTCTCTGCGATTCAGGAGGCAAAATGA
- a CDS encoding indolepyruvate oxidoreductase subunit beta: protein MSDKVTNIVLVGVGGQGILLAAEILSETFMLAGFDVKKSEIHGMSQRGGSVVSHVRYGKEVFSPMVPEGEGDILFGFELMESYRYLSLLKPGGAVVVNDLCIAPPAVLVGQESYPADMALKIQELCPDCLLVDGQNLAIQAGNARAANTVLLGAVSKRLDIEEKYWIEAIEKMVPKKALEVNLKAFEMGRGLK, encoded by the coding sequence ATGAGCGACAAGGTAACCAACATCGTCCTGGTAGGCGTGGGTGGCCAGGGCATCCTGCTCGCCGCCGAGATCCTTTCCGAGACCTTCATGCTGGCAGGCTTCGACGTCAAGAAGAGCGAAATCCACGGCATGTCCCAGCGCGGCGGCTCCGTCGTGTCTCACGTCCGTTACGGCAAGGAAGTCTTCTCCCCGATGGTTCCGGAAGGGGAGGGGGACATCCTTTTCGGCTTCGAGCTGATGGAGAGCTACCGCTACCTGTCCCTGCTGAAGCCCGGTGGCGCCGTGGTGGTGAACGATCTCTGCATTGCGCCCCCTGCCGTGCTGGTTGGTCAGGAGAGCTATCCTGCCGACATGGCGCTGAAGATCCAGGAGCTTTGCCCGGACTGCCTGCTGGTGGACGGCCAGAACCTTGCCATCCAGGCGGGCAACGCACGCGCGGCCAACACCGTGCTGCTTGGCGCCGTTTCCAAGCGTCTCGACATCGAGGAGAAGTACTGGATCGAGGCCATCGAGAAGATGGTGCCCAAGAAAGCGCTGGAAGTGAACCTCAAGGCCTTCGAAATGGGGCGCGGACTTAAATAA